The nucleotide sequence TTGCCGGCAAGCGGCTGCCATGCCGGAGCATAAGGTACATTGATGTCGCAGAATCGAAGCGGCTCCTGGCGCAGTGCTCGTTTCCTGGCCATAGTCCGGCCCCCTTGGTTATTTGTGATTAACCGCCTACTCGCGAGAGTATCGGCAGGAAGGTACCTGTGCTTACCCCATCCGCGTCCGTTTGGCGCGATGGGGTGCGTGTTCCGGAGCATGCCGAGCACCGATTCCGGGCCAAGGTGAGCAGCGATTCCAGAGCAAGGTGAGCAGCAGTTCCGGGGATGCAGAGCAGGCCTTCCGGTGAAGCCGAGCACCTGCGGTGAGGGGGCGGTCGACAGGAGCGTTGACGGCGCCGGGCAGCAGCAGGCCACTCCGCCCTCCCGATTCGGAGGTGGAGATGGCGGCCAAGAGGCAGTCCGCGCAGCAAGTACGGGTAGACGGGATGCTCGGGATGGGGCCGGCTGGTGTGCGGACCCCGCGCCATGCCCTCCAGTCCCATGATGCGCATGAGCCGCTGCCCCCGCTTGCGGTTGACCTCATGCCCCTCGGCCCCGAGCGCCACCGTCATTCGCCGGCTGCCGTCGTAGGGGCGCTCGAGGTAGAGCGCGTCGATGCGACGCATGAGTTGCAGCTCCTCGTCGCTCACCTCGACGGGCTGGTAGTACACGCCATGGCGCTTGCCCAACTGCGCCAGGCTCTCCTTCTCCGCTGACTCCCATTACTCCAGAAGCCCGACAGACTGAGCCAGTCACCCATGCGAGTTCGTCAAGAAGTAGCGGGCACCTGCTTGGCGATATCGATGATCGCGGCGCGTACGAAGGCGCACGCCTCGTCGTCATCCAGCACGGCGGGCCAGAGCAGGTCCAGGCCGCCAACGGGGTGCGCGAAGGGGAAGGACGCGCTGCGAAGGTGCGGTCGCTGCCGCAGGACATGCGCCGCGAAGACATCGGGCAAGGTCGCTACCAACTGGCTGCCGTCAACGATGGCGCCGATCGCGCTGAAGCTCGCGACCGAGCAGCGGACGCGTCGCTCGACGCCGAACCTGTCCTCGACCGTGCCGCGGAGGTCTCCGTTGAAGGAGACGATGACGTGCTCCTGCGCGAGATACGCGCGCTTGCTGGGTCGCGCGCCGAGGTGCACGTGGCGCGGGTCGAACAGGCAGACGAAGTGGCCACGGATGAGAGGCGTTCGCAGAATGGCCTGCGGCAGCGTGTCGATGACCGTGGCCGCGAGGTCGACGCGACGGGTCGCCAGCGCCTCGACCACCGTGCGGAACTGGACCGGCGTGCAGACGAGCCGCATGTTGGGCGCGTCGCGCCCGAGCCGGCGCAGCAGCGGTGGCAGCAGCCATTCGTCCGCGAAGTCAGCGAGTCCGAGGCGGATGATCCGCTCGCTCTTGCGCGGATCGAAGCGCGCCGGTGCGAGCGAGGCCTGGAGCATCGCCTCGAGCAGAGGACGGACCTCGGTCACGAGACGTACTGCCCTGCTCGTCAAGATCACGCCGCGGCCGTGGCGCACGAGCATCGGCGTGTCCAGCGACTCGCTGAGCCGGGAGAGCGCCGCGCTCACCGCCGACTGCGTGAGGTAGAGCCGCGCGGCCGCTTTCGTGACCGAGCCCGCGTCGGCGACGGCGACGAGCACGCGCAGCAGGTTGAGGTCGAGACTCCTGGCACGAACAACGTTCATGATTGCCATGCATGCTATTTGCTAGTGTGAATCGTGGCCAGCGTTAGATTTGAGCCCATGACGAATACAGACAAACTCGGCGGCCGATTCACGTTCCCCGGCACATCGCTCACGGTGCACCGCATGGGCTACGGCGCCATGCAGCTCGCGGGCCCGCACGTCTGGGGACCGCCGCGTGATCCCGAAGCGGCTGCAGCGGTGCTACGCGAGGCGATCGCGATCGGCATTGACCACATCGACACGAGCGACGCCTACGGGCCACACGTCACGAATCAGCTCATTCACGCCACGCTGCATCCGTATCCCAAGAACGTCGTGATCGTGTCAAAGGTGGGTGGGCGGCGTGGCACGGACAGGTCGTGGCTCCCGGCGCTATCGCCCGCCGAGGTCCGCTCGGGCATCCAGGACAACCTGCGCAACCTCGGGCTCGACGCAATCGACGTCGTGAACTTGCGCATGATGAGCATGACGCCAACGGAGGGCCCTCTCGACAAAGAGCTCGCCGTCCTCATCGAACTCAAGCGTGAGGGGCTCGTTCGACACATCGGCCTCAGCAACGTGACGGCGCGTCAGGTCGAGCAGGCGCAAGCGCTCACCGAGATCGTGTGCGTGCAGAACCACTACAACCTGGCGCATCGAGGAGACGACGCGCTCATCGACGCGCTGGCGAAGCAGGGCATCGCCTACGTGCCGTTCTTCCCGCTCGGCGGCTTCACGCCGCTCCAGTCCTCGACGCTGTCGGAAGTGTCGAACGAGCTGGGCGCGACGCCGATGCAGGTCGCGCTCGCGTGGCTGCTGCACCGCGCGCCGAACATCCTGCTCATCCCGGGCACGTCGTCGGTCGCGCACCTGCGCGAGAACGTGGCTGCGGCGTCGCTCGTGCTGCCGGAGAAGAGCATCACCGCGCTCGACGGGATCGCGCGTTGACAGCTGCGCCTACCCAAAATTCGGTCGCTGCGTCATGGGTGCGTCAAGGGCAATTTCGGCAGTGCGTCAAGGCGGGTGAGCGAAGCGCGGGGAGGGCATCGTCAGCTCGGTGTGTCCGCCGAGGCGACAACCTCCCTGATACAGGGGGGGCCATTGCCCCCATATAGCCCCTCCGGCATCTCTAGGCGGGAGGGTAGCGGTCGATTTCATGCAACGGTGTCGCCCGGCCTGTCTCTTCCCATCAGGAGGGGGCGTTCATGCCCCCCATGACTCCTCGGGAGGACGACATGAAGGCGACGACGCGGTACCTGGTGCTTCTCTCCATGCTGGTGGTGGGCTGTGGTGGCTCGAACGAAGACGATGTGGACGAGGACACCAACTCGTTCCCCGAGACTATTGAGTGTGGCGACACAAGCTGCAAGCGCGCCACTCAATACTGCGCGACCATTGCAAGCGCTGAAACGAGCCATGTGTGTCTGAATAAGAAGGAGAGCTGCAAGAGCTGCGACTGCGTGGATATGGAAACAGACCTCGCCATCCAGACCGGGCGCCATGACTGCACCGCGACCGCCAGGCTCGATGTGTACTTCACATGCGCCTATTATGATGATGTGGACTATATCAAGACCTCCTGCACCGTACGTGCTCGCTGAGAGCACAAGACGGATAGGGACGAGGGACTCGTGGTGGATGTCGCGGGGCCTTCGAGCGCCGGGGCTCCTGGCTCATGCCAGCGGCGGGGTCACTTCGTTGCGGGCACGGGGTTGACGGTGGTGGCCTGGCGCGACGCCTGGAGCGCGGGAGGCGATGCCGTCAGCGAGCCCAGGTAGAGCCGGCCGTGGAAGCCGTGGGGCTGCTGGGAGGTGAAGAGGTTCAGGCCAGCGGCCTGCTTGGAGGACTGCCGTGCCTCGAGCGTCGGGCTGATGCCGAAGACGTTGCACTCCACCTCCTCGTCCCAGACGCTGTAGCGGCAGGCGAACTGGGTGCCGCGCTGGAAGCCCACGTCCAGGGCACGCACCGAGGGCAGGGCATGTGCCACGCGAGAGCCCATGGGCTCGAGGTCGCCATCCCAGCTCACCTCCGTGGTGCGCGCGTGGACGCTGCCCGTGAGCACCAGCGTCCAGGCCTGGGGGCGCTTCGACTGGGCGTTCAGCAGGTGCTGGGCCAGCTGCGCCTCGCGCTCATTGCCATGAGCCTTGTCGGAGTCGATGGCGGCCACGGCCACGTCCTTTCCGGAGACGCGCAAGCGGCGGGCCTGCTCGACGAGCCACAGCATGGCGCGGCTGCTGCGCCCGTCCTGGTATGTCCGGCGCCAGAAAGCGCTCCCCGCGAGAAGCTCCTGAACGGCCGCTGAATCGCCGTCGCTGGCGAGGTAGCGCTCGAGGAGCGGCTGCTCGGAGACGGGAATGGACAGCGCCAGTGTCACCGGCAGTTCCTGGGCCGTGGCCTCGCACACCATCCGCAGCGCCGCGAACGGCACCTCCTGCGTGCCCAGGGGGTCCGCCACGAGCAGGACGCCTCCCGCGGAGAACAGGGACGAGGCTCCCTCCACGGGAGCACCACACGCGGGAGCGGTGGAGGTGGCGGGGGTCCCCCCCTCCTCGCCCCAGCTCTCCATCACCACCGAGCGAATGGGAACGGGGGGATTGCCGCCCACCAGCTCCAGCGCGGGAGCCATCTCCAGCCGCTCCAGGAGCTTCTGCTCGATGCCCATGTCGCGGAAGCCGTGCGCCGGCCGGTAGCCCTCCAGCCCAGGGACATTGGTGAAGGCATCCGGCACGGACACGGACACGGAGAGCTGCTCGCTGGACCGACCGGAGGCCTCCGCGGCGAAGCTCCCCTCCTGGGTGTACCTGATGCGAAAGACTCGAACGAGTGCCTGCCGGGGCCCGAGCCGCTCTCCCTGGATGTAGTAGCGCTCGGGGGGGACGACGTCCGGAATGAAGGAGGAGAACATCTCCAGTCCCCCCTCCTTCTCCATCACGTCATAGCGGTTCTTCTCCAGGATGTACCGGGCCGTCATCATCGCGTCCTCGGCGGGCACCTGATAGACGACCTCGCGCGTGGGCGTCTCGTACCGACCCGTCTCCGGGTTGTACTGGGTGGCGATACCTCGCGTGGCGGTGGCGCATCCCACGCACCCCAGGAGCCCCAGCATCATTCCAAGCCGTCGCATCACTTCCTCCATGAGCCACAGGCACTGGAGGCAGGCTTGGGGCGCGTAGGACATATTGACATCGCCCGGTTGACGTTTGAAGTGGACCCCGTGCGCGCCCTGCTCGCTTCTGCGCGAATCGACATCCCGCTTGCCGTAGTGACGTCTCCCGGCCGGACACCCAGGAATCGGGCTTCGATGCCTCCACTGCCCGGCCGCAAGCGCCTCTACTTCAGCAGCGACGAGTACAACCCTTCGCGGCGCGGCAGCGCCCCGACTTCACCCGGCTGCGTATGCGCCTGCGGCGAGCGCGTCTGCGAGGCGGGGAAACCTGGGCTTGAAGCCGAGGTCTTCGCGGATGCGGCGACCGTCGAGGAGCACTTCAAAAGTACGCGCGAACTCAGCGTTCGAGCCGTCAGGCGGCGGCGCACCCACCGACGCGAACAGCGTGGCGAGGTCGGGGGCCTCGTCGTCGACGACGTTGTAGATGCGATGCGCAGGCGAAGGCGCCTCGAGCAGACGAGCGACGGCCTGTGCGACGTCGGCGTGGTGGCCAATCGACAGGCGTTGGGCCGGCGGGAAGCTGCGCATCATCGGTATCACCTCCTCGATGTGTGGATCGCCGTCGCCGTACACGAACGGCAGGCGAAGCACGCGCACGTCGAGCCCTTCGAGCGCGAGGAGGAAGCGCTCGGCTGCAAGCTTGCTCACCGGGTATGCCGCGGTCGGCGCGCAGGGGTCGTCCTCGCGGGCGAGGCGGCCACCATTCGAACCGTAGACCAGGCCGGTGCTCGTGAAGATGAAGCGCTTCACGGAGGCGGCACGGGCGGCGCTCGCGAGGTGCTGCGTGCCGAGGTCATTGACCGCGTGCGCTTGCTCGGGAGTCGCGCCGCGGAAGAACGCGGCGCAGTGGACCACGGCGTCGACGCCGCGCACCGTGGCCGCGAGCGAGTCCACATCGAGCAGATCGCCCTGGGCGAGCTCGACACGAGCTTCCTTCAGGGCGGCAGCGCGCGTCGGATCGCGCACGAGGGCGCGCACTTGATAGCCGCGCTCGGCGAGTCGCCTGGTGAGTCGACTTCCGATCTTTCCGGTCGCTCCGGTGACAAGGATTTTCATGTGCGGACCGTAGCCATCCGCGACTCGTCGAAGATTGGAAAAAACGGACACGCGCACCGACTCTTGCGCAACCG is from Pyxidicoccus trucidator and encodes:
- a CDS encoding LysR family transcriptional regulator; translation: MAIMNVVRARSLDLNLLRVLVAVADAGSVTKAAARLYLTQSAVSAALSRLSESLDTPMLVRHGRGVILTSRAVRLVTEVRPLLEAMLQASLAPARFDPRKSERIIRLGLADFADEWLLPPLLRRLGRDAPNMRLVCTPVQFRTVVEALATRRVDLAATVIDTLPQAILRTPLIRGHFVCLFDPRHVHLGARPSKRAYLAQEHVIVSFNGDLRGTVEDRFGVERRVRCSVASFSAIGAIVDGSQLVATLPDVFAAHVLRQRPHLRSASFPFAHPVGGLDLLWPAVLDDDEACAFVRAAIIDIAKQVPATS
- a CDS encoding aldo/keto reductase family oxidoreductase, with translation MTNTDKLGGRFTFPGTSLTVHRMGYGAMQLAGPHVWGPPRDPEAAAAVLREAIAIGIDHIDTSDAYGPHVTNQLIHATLHPYPKNVVIVSKVGGRRGTDRSWLPALSPAEVRSGIQDNLRNLGLDAIDVVNLRMMSMTPTEGPLDKELAVLIELKREGLVRHIGLSNVTARQVEQAQALTEIVCVQNHYNLAHRGDDALIDALAKQGIAYVPFFPLGGFTPLQSSTLSEVSNELGATPMQVALAWLLHRAPNILLIPGTSSVAHLRENVAAASLVLPEKSITALDGIAR
- a CDS encoding NAD-dependent epimerase/dehydratase family protein is translated as MKILVTGATGKIGSRLTRRLAERGYQVRALVRDPTRAAALKEARVELAQGDLLDVDSLAATVRGVDAVVHCAAFFRGATPEQAHAVNDLGTQHLASAARAASVKRFIFTSTGLVYGSNGGRLAREDDPCAPTAAYPVSKLAAERFLLALEGLDVRVLRLPFVYGDGDPHIEEVIPMMRSFPPAQRLSIGHHADVAQAVARLLEAPSPAHRIYNVVDDEAPDLATLFASVGAPPPDGSNAEFARTFEVLLDGRRIREDLGFKPRFPRLADALAAGAYAAG